A genomic region of Herbaspirillum sp. DW155 contains the following coding sequences:
- the aceE gene encoding pyruvate dehydrogenase (acetyl-transferring), homodimeric type: protein MSAQIDQVLAQAANDPDVMETQEWLDALEAVIEKEGPDRAHYLMERMVDLARRRGAHIPFSSNTAYVNTIPADQGEHCPGNLEYEERLRSWMRWNAMAMVVKANRVDGDLGGHLSSFASLANMLGIGFNHFWHAPTEDHGGDLLYIQGHSSPGIYARAFLEGRLTEDQLIHFRREADGKGLSSYPHPKLMPEFWQFPTVSMGLGPLMAIYQARFLKYLHARGIAKTDNRKVWAFCGDGEMDEPESMGAIGMAGREKLNNLVIVVNCNLQRLDGPVRGNGKIIQELESDFRGAGWNVVKVIWGSGWDELLAKDKDGILQKVMMETVDGEYQNYKAKDGAYVRKHFFGKHPKLLEMVSKMSDDDIWRLTRGGHDPHKIYAAFKVAQESKDQPTVILAKSIKGYGFGKAGEARNTAHNTKKLDDEAIRAMRDRFQLPISDAELPNIPFFKPADDAPEMQYLHERRKALGGYLPQRRVHADEKLPVPELSAFQAMLEPTAEGREISTTAAYSRVLTALLRDPNLGPRVVPIMVDESRTFGMEGLFRQIGIFSQVGQLYEPVDKDQVMYYREDKAGQILQEGINEAGGMSSWIAAATSYSTNNRVMIPFYTYYSMFGLQRIGDLAWAAGDMRARGFLIGGTAGRTTLNGEGLQHEDGHSHVFASAIPNCIPYDPTFAHEVAVIIHDGLRRMVANQEDVFYYITVMNENYGHPGIKPGQEEGIIKGLYLLNEGGKENKLRVQLLGSGTILREVIAAADLLRDDWKVDADVWSAPSFTLLARDGQDVERWNMLHPAEAPKKSYFEQSLEGSEGPIVVSTDYMRTYAEQVRAFVPKGRSYKVLGTDGYGRSDTRAKLREFFEVNRYFVTVAALKSLADEGKIKPEVVAQAIAKYGIDPNKPNPVTL, encoded by the coding sequence ATGTCAGCCCAAATCGATCAAGTTCTGGCGCAGGCCGCCAACGATCCCGATGTGATGGAAACCCAGGAGTGGCTCGACGCCCTCGAAGCAGTGATCGAAAAGGAAGGCCCGGATCGCGCCCACTACCTGATGGAACGCATGGTCGATCTGGCCCGCCGTCGTGGCGCCCATATCCCCTTCTCCAGCAACACCGCCTACGTCAACACCATTCCGGCCGACCAGGGCGAGCACTGCCCGGGCAACCTGGAATATGAAGAGCGCCTGCGCTCCTGGATGCGCTGGAACGCCATGGCCATGGTGGTCAAGGCCAACCGTGTGGATGGCGACCTGGGTGGCCACCTGTCTTCCTTCGCCTCGCTGGCCAACATGCTGGGCATCGGCTTCAACCACTTCTGGCACGCCCCGACCGAAGACCACGGTGGCGACCTGTTGTACATCCAGGGCCACTCCTCGCCCGGTATCTACGCACGCGCCTTCCTGGAAGGCCGCCTGACCGAAGATCAGCTGATCCATTTCCGTCGCGAAGCCGACGGCAAGGGTTTGTCTTCCTACCCGCACCCCAAGCTGATGCCGGAATTCTGGCAGTTCCCGACCGTCTCCATGGGCCTGGGCCCCTTGATGGCGATCTACCAGGCGCGCTTCCTGAAGTACCTGCACGCCCGCGGCATCGCCAAGACCGACAACCGCAAGGTCTGGGCCTTCTGCGGCGACGGCGAAATGGACGAGCCGGAATCGATGGGTGCCATCGGCATGGCCGGCCGTGAAAAACTGAACAATCTGGTCATCGTGGTCAACTGCAACCTGCAGCGCCTGGACGGTCCGGTGCGCGGCAACGGCAAGATCATCCAGGAACTGGAGTCCGACTTCCGCGGCGCCGGCTGGAACGTGGTCAAGGTCATCTGGGGCAGCGGCTGGGACGAGCTGCTGGCCAAGGACAAGGACGGCATCCTGCAGAAGGTCATGATGGAAACCGTCGACGGCGAGTACCAGAACTACAAGGCCAAGGACGGCGCCTATGTGCGCAAGCACTTCTTCGGCAAGCACCCCAAGCTGCTGGAGATGGTCTCCAAGATGTCCGACGACGACATCTGGCGCCTGACCCGTGGCGGCCACGACCCGCACAAGATCTACGCTGCCTTCAAGGTCGCCCAGGAATCCAAGGACCAGCCCACCGTGATCCTGGCCAAGTCCATCAAGGGCTATGGCTTCGGCAAGGCCGGCGAAGCGCGCAACACCGCGCACAACACCAAGAAACTGGACGACGAAGCCATCCGCGCCATGCGCGACCGCTTCCAGCTGCCGATCTCGGACGCTGAACTGCCGAACATCCCGTTCTTCAAGCCTGCTGACGACGCGCCGGAAATGCAGTACCTGCACGAGCGCCGCAAGGCCCTGGGTGGTTACCTGCCGCAACGCCGCGTGCACGCCGACGAAAAGCTGCCGGTGCCGGAACTGTCGGCCTTCCAGGCCATGCTGGAACCCACTGCCGAAGGCCGTGAAATCTCCACCACCGCCGCTTATTCGCGCGTGCTGACCGCACTGCTGCGCGACCCCAACCTGGGCCCGCGCGTGGTGCCCATCATGGTCGACGAGTCGCGTACCTTCGGGATGGAAGGCCTGTTCCGCCAGATCGGCATCTTCAGCCAGGTCGGTCAGCTGTACGAACCGGTCGACAAGGACCAGGTGATGTACTACCGCGAAGACAAGGCCGGCCAGATCCTGCAGGAAGGCATCAACGAAGCGGGCGGCATGAGCTCGTGGATCGCTGCGGCGACCTCGTACTCGACCAACAACCGCGTGATGATTCCGTTCTACACCTACTACTCCATGTTCGGTCTGCAGCGTATCGGCGACCTGGCCTGGGCAGCGGGTGACATGCGCGCACGCGGCTTCCTGATCGGCGGCACCGCCGGCCGTACCACCTTGAACGGTGAAGGCCTGCAGCACGAAGACGGCCACAGCCACGTGTTCGCTTCGGCCATTCCGAACTGCATCCCCTACGACCCGACCTTCGCCCACGAAGTCGCCGTGATCATCCATGACGGCCTGCGCCGCATGGTGGCCAACCAGGAGGACGTGTTCTACTACATCACCGTGATGAACGAGAACTACGGCCACCCCGGCATCAAGCCGGGCCAGGAAGAGGGCATCATCAAGGGCCTGTACCTGTTGAACGAAGGCGGCAAAGAAAACAAGCTGCGCGTGCAACTGCTGGGTTCGGGCACCATCCTGCGCGAAGTCATCGCCGCCGCCGACCTGCTGCGTGATGACTGGAAGGTCGACGCCGACGTCTGGTCCGCACCGTCCTTCACCCTGCTGGCGCGCGATGGCCAGGACGTGGAACGCTGGAACATGCTGCACCCGGCCGAGGCCCCCAAGAAGAGCTACTTCGAGCAATCGCTGGAAGGCAGCGAAGGTCCGATCGTGGTCTCCACCGACTACATGCGCACCTACGCCGAGCAGGTCCGCGCCTTCGTGCCGAAGGGCCGTTCGTACAAGGTGCTGGGCACCGACGGCTATGGCCGTTCGGACACCCGCGCCAAGCTGCGTGAGTTCTTCGAAGTGAACCGTTACTTCGTGACCGTGGCCGCCCTGAAGTCGCTGGCCGATGAAGGCAAGATCAAGCCGGAAGTGGTGGCGCAAGCCATCGCCAAGTACGGTATCGATCCCAACAAGCCGAACCCGGTGACCCTGTAA
- the aceF gene encoding dihydrolipoyllysine-residue acetyltransferase: protein MSQVEVKVPDIGDFKEVEVIEVMVKVGDTIKVDQSLITVESDKASMEIPSSQAGVVKEIKVKVGDKVAEGSLLVIVEGEGAAAPAAAPQAAAAAPAAAQASAPAPAPAAAPAAAAGGTVEIEVPDIGDFKEVEVIEVMVKVGDTVKAEQSLLTVESDKASMEIPSSHAGVIKELKVKLGDKVSKGSIIATIEAAGSAPAAAPAAPAAAPAAAPAAAPAPAAAPATAAAVPAIATASATSTGGKAHASPSVRKFARELGVDLSRVPATGPKGRILQLDVQNFVKGVMAGSTPVAASAPATNGSGSGMNLLPWPSLDFSKFGETELQPLSRIKKISGPNLHRNWVMIPHVTQFDEADVTELEEFRKTSNDAFAKAKSPVKLTMLAFVIKASVSALKKFPAFNASLDEKGENLILKKYYNIGFAADTPNGLVVPVIKNADQKSIGQIATEMGELSAQARDGKLKPADMQGATFTISSLGGIGGTAFTPIINAPEVAILGLSKSITKPVWDGKQFVPRLMLPTSLSYDHRVIDGAMGARFSAYLADVLGDLRKSLL from the coding sequence ATGAGTCAAGTCGAAGTAAAAGTCCCGGACATCGGCGATTTCAAGGAAGTCGAAGTCATTGAGGTGATGGTCAAGGTCGGTGACACGATCAAGGTCGACCAGTCGCTGATCACGGTCGAATCCGACAAGGCCAGCATGGAAATCCCGTCCAGCCAGGCGGGCGTGGTCAAGGAAATCAAAGTCAAGGTCGGCGACAAGGTGGCCGAAGGCTCGTTGCTGGTGATCGTCGAAGGCGAGGGCGCTGCTGCTCCCGCCGCCGCACCGCAAGCCGCCGCTGCTGCGCCTGCCGCCGCGCAGGCTTCTGCCCCAGCACCTGCCCCTGCCGCTGCACCGGCAGCCGCTGCCGGCGGTACCGTCGAGATCGAAGTCCCGGACATCGGCGACTTCAAGGAAGTCGAAGTCATCGAAGTGATGGTCAAGGTCGGCGATACCGTCAAGGCCGAGCAGTCGCTGTTGACCGTGGAATCCGACAAGGCCAGCATGGAGATCCCCTCCAGCCACGCCGGCGTGATCAAGGAACTGAAGGTCAAGCTGGGTGACAAGGTATCCAAGGGCAGCATCATCGCCACCATCGAAGCTGCAGGCAGTGCACCTGCTGCGGCTCCCGCGGCTCCCGCTGCTGCGCCTGCAGCCGCCCCTGCTGCTGCACCGGCTCCTGCCGCTGCACCCGCAACGGCTGCCGCCGTGCCGGCCATCGCCACCGCTTCGGCCACCAGCACCGGTGGCAAGGCCCACGCTTCGCCTTCCGTGCGCAAGTTCGCCCGTGAACTGGGTGTGGACCTGTCGCGCGTGCCGGCCACCGGCCCCAAGGGCCGCATCCTGCAATTGGACGTGCAGAACTTCGTCAAGGGCGTCATGGCCGGTTCCACCCCGGTGGCGGCGTCCGCACCGGCGACCAATGGCAGCGGCTCGGGCATGAACCTGCTGCCGTGGCCGTCGCTGGACTTCAGCAAGTTCGGTGAAACCGAACTGCAACCGCTGTCGCGCATCAAGAAGATCAGCGGCCCCAACCTGCATCGCAACTGGGTGATGATCCCCCACGTGACGCAGTTCGACGAAGCCGACGTGACCGAGCTGGAAGAATTCCGCAAGACCTCCAACGACGCCTTCGCCAAGGCCAAGTCGCCGGTCAAGCTGACCATGCTGGCCTTCGTCATCAAGGCCAGCGTCTCGGCCCTGAAGAAATTCCCAGCCTTCAATGCGTCTCTGGACGAGAAGGGCGAGAACCTGATCCTGAAGAAGTACTACAACATCGGCTTCGCTGCCGATACCCCGAATGGCCTGGTGGTCCCGGTCATCAAGAACGCCGACCAGAAGAGCATCGGCCAGATCGCCACCGAAATGGGCGAACTGTCCGCACAGGCCCGCGACGGCAAGTTGAAGCCCGCCGACATGCAAGGCGCGACCTTCACCATCTCCTCGCTGGGTGGCATTGGCGGTACCGCCTTCACGCCCATCATCAATGCGCCGGAAGTGGCGATCCTGGGTCTGTCCAAGTCGATCACCAAGCCGGTGTGGGACGGCAAGCAGTTCGTGCCGCGCCTGATGCTGCCGACCTCGCTGTCCTATGACCATCGCGTCATCGACGGCGCCATGGGCGCGCGCTTCTCGGCCTACCTGGCCGACGTGCTGGGCGATCTGCGCAAGTCGCTCCTCTAA
- the lpdA gene encoding dihydrolipoyl dehydrogenase: MSLSEVKVPDIGDFKEVEVIEVMVKVGDTIKVDQSLITVESDKASMEIPSSQAGVVKELKVKVGDKVAEGSLLLLVEAAGEAAAAPAPAAAPAPAPAAAAAPAPAAAPAAAPTAASFGGSADVQCDVMVLGGGPGGYSAAFRAADLGLNTVIVERESTLGGVCLNVGCIPSKALLHVAAVIDETAAMASHGVTFGKPEIDIDKLRAYKDKVIGTMTGGLAGMAKARKVAVVNGDGQFAGPNHIEVTAADGSKKVVQFKHAIIAAGSSVVNLPFVPQDPRIVDSTGALELRQVPKRMLVIGGGIIGLEMATVYSTLGARIDVVEMMDGLMQGADRDMVKVWQKFNEKRFDNVMVKTKTVAVEALPEGIKVTFEAAEAGATAPEPQLYDLVLVAVGRSPNGKKLSADKAGVIVSDRGFIAVDKQMRTNVPHIFAIGDLVGQPMLAHKAVHEGHVAAEAIAGEKSFFDASVIPSVAYTDPEVAWVGVTEDEAKAKGIKIEKGHFPWAASGRAVANGRSEGFTKLLFDAETHRIIGGGIVGTHAGDMIGEVALAIEMGADAVDIGKTIHPHPTLGESLGMAAEVAEGHCTDLPPQRKK, from the coding sequence ATGAGTCTCTCTGAAGTCAAGGTCCCCGATATCGGGGATTTCAAGGAAGTCGAAGTCATCGAGGTGATGGTCAAGGTCGGCGACACCATCAAGGTGGACCAGTCGCTGATCACGGTCGAATCCGACAAGGCCAGCATGGAAATCCCGTCCAGCCAGGCCGGCGTGGTCAAGGAACTGAAGGTCAAGGTCGGTGACAAGGTGGCCGAAGGTTCGCTGCTGTTGCTGGTGGAAGCGGCCGGCGAAGCCGCTGCAGCCCCGGCTCCGGCCGCAGCACCAGCCCCAGCCCCGGCTGCAGCCGCAGCGCCTGCTCCGGCAGCCGCTCCCGCTGCCGCACCGACGGCAGCCAGCTTCGGCGGCAGCGCCGACGTGCAGTGTGACGTGATGGTGCTGGGCGGTGGCCCCGGTGGTTACTCGGCCGCCTTCCGCGCCGCCGACCTGGGCCTGAACACCGTCATCGTCGAGCGTGAATCCACGCTCGGTGGCGTCTGCCTCAATGTCGGCTGCATCCCCTCCAAGGCGCTGCTGCACGTGGCCGCCGTGATCGACGAGACGGCGGCAATGGCTTCGCATGGCGTCACCTTCGGCAAGCCCGAGATCGACATCGACAAGCTGCGCGCCTACAAGGACAAGGTGATCGGCACCATGACCGGTGGTCTGGCCGGCATGGCCAAGGCCCGCAAGGTGGCCGTGGTCAATGGCGACGGCCAGTTCGCCGGTCCCAACCATATTGAAGTCACCGCTGCGGATGGCAGCAAGAAGGTGGTGCAGTTCAAGCACGCCATCATCGCCGCCGGTTCCTCGGTGGTGAACCTGCCCTTCGTGCCGCAGGATCCGCGCATCGTCGATTCGACCGGTGCGCTGGAACTGCGTCAGGTGCCCAAGCGCATGCTGGTCATCGGCGGCGGCATCATCGGTCTGGAAATGGCCACCGTTTATTCCACCCTGGGTGCGCGCATCGATGTGGTCGAGATGATGGATGGCCTGATGCAGGGCGCCGACCGCGATATGGTCAAGGTCTGGCAGAAGTTCAACGAGAAGCGCTTCGATAACGTCATGGTCAAGACCAAGACCGTGGCCGTGGAAGCCCTGCCCGAAGGCATCAAGGTCACTTTCGAAGCCGCTGAAGCCGGTGCCACCGCACCCGAGCCGCAACTGTACGACCTGGTGCTGGTGGCCGTGGGCCGCAGCCCCAACGGCAAGAAGCTGTCGGCCGACAAGGCTGGCGTGATCGTCTCGGATCGCGGCTTCATCGCTGTCGACAAGCAGATGCGCACCAACGTCCCGCACATCTTCGCCATCGGCGACCTGGTGGGTCAGCCCATGCTGGCGCACAAGGCGGTGCACGAAGGCCACGTGGCAGCCGAGGCGATTGCCGGCGAGAAGAGCTTCTTCGACGCCAGCGTCATTCCGTCGGTGGCTTATACCGATCCGGAAGTGGCATGGGTCGGCGTGACCGAAGACGAAGCCAAGGCCAAGGGCATCAAGATCGAGAAGGGCCACTTCCCGTGGGCCGCTTCCGGTCGCGCCGTGGCCAATGGCCGTTCGGAAGGCTTCACCAAGCTGCTCTTCGATGCCGAGACCCATCGCATCATCGGTGGCGGCATCGTCGGCACGCACGCTGGCGACATGATCGGCGAGGTGGCGCTGGCCATCGAGATGGGCGCCGATGCGGTCGATATCGGCAAGACCATCCACCCGCACCCGACCCTGGGCGAGTCCCTGGGCATGGCGGCGGAAGTGGCAGAAGGGCATTGCACGGACTTGCCGCCGCAGCGCAAGAAGTAA